The sequence below is a genomic window from Colletotrichum destructivum chromosome 4, complete sequence.
GCCTCGATGATCTTGGTCGTGGTGGTGTAGACGACCCTGGTGGTCttgacgtcgacgatggtcGCGTTCTTGGCGACCCCGAACCTCCGCGACGCGATGGTACCGGCGACGTGGGTGCCGTGGCcaaagtcgtcgtcgaacgCGAGCTCCGGCCAGACGTTGTGGCCCCTGATGGCGCGGCCCTCGAAGTCCGGGTGGGAGATGCGGATGCCCGAGTCGAGGACGTACGCAAAGGTGCCCGTCCCCGCACCCGCGTCGTAGACGTACGTCTGTgtgtcgacgtcgttgctGGCGAGTCTTGTTCGTGACGAGATGCTGGCCAGGCCCCAGGGTTGgttgccggcctcgatgagaGCCGTGAGGGATGCTTCGCGATCAGGTTCGACGGAAACGACCTGGGTAAGATCTCGTCAGTCTTGTTTGCCTTTTCAattgtttttttctttctttttcaacACTGTCTCGCTGTGTTGGTTTATGGAGGGCAATGCGAATATCTACCTCCTCTTTGCCTTCAATCTCAGCGACCACCTTGTCGTCGAACTCGCCGGTATATGCGTGGAAACTCCCGATGCCGAAGCTTCGTTCGACACCCACAGTctgacgacggccgaggcttCGCTTGTGCACTTTCTCGATCCAGCCGAGATGCTGGTCAACATCTCGTTTGGCAAATCCAGATTTCAGAGTGACGATCCATTTTCCCCGGATGGCTTGCGAAGTCTGCTGATCTTGGGAGAGCTGTGTAGCGGTACCTGGTGCGCAgagggccacggcggcgatgcccaAAGCACATGAAAGCTTGGTCAGAGACACCATGGCTTGCAGACTGACGAAAATCACCAAAAACTGCAACCGGCCAAGGTCGTTCGTGAGGAGTCCAGATAGATTTCCGTGCAGGCGTCAAGGGTCTTCTCATATCGGGGCCCTTTGTCGTCTGGCCGGTGGGATGATGCCATCTTTTGGGCTGTTACGCGAGGTCAAATCGTTTATGGAAATACTAGGCGATAGCTTTTCATCGCAAACTCGAGTTGCCCTTCAAGGAAACCGGTCCGGGGGAAGGTTGCATTGCATAGCCGCGACAGGAGAATCGACCCTCCGCCAAGGTGGCCGGTTGAGCTGTAAGTGGAAGGTCTCTGCCGCAGAACAAGGATCGGGTTCGCCATGCAGCAGCCCAAGTTGGCTGATATGCAGCCGGCCTGTCTGTGACGGAGACCCCCCACTGTGTTGACCCCATCTTCGGCAACGAAGCGTTACCTAAGGACTGCCGCAAGCAATACAGATCCGATGGTCGTCGAAACCATCAGATGTTTGGCGTGAGAAGGCGAGAGGGTGATGGCTGCATCAAGAATTGGCCCAGCCAAGGGCTCGCAAGTGCTTGTTTCCatgccgccgacgttgaGATGCAGCCCTGAtgcggcggcttcttcctGGCCTTTCTTTGCGTTGAGACTCCGTGGAAATCGAGATTGCCCTGCTCATGAAATGCGGAAAGGAGACAGAACGTGGGGAACCATGACCTCGAGCTGGAAGTGAAATCCAACGAGAGTCGTCCGGAGGCGTCGCTTCTTCAGTACATCTGAGTATGCTCGGCAACGGGCTGGTTCACGATTCGCTTCAACATCGCAATCACCGATACCGGTATTCTCCCCCTCTCCAGTGATTGTATCAGATTGATGACCCGGAGTTTGGAAGGATCTGATAACACAAAGTTGGGATTGTGGGGAAAG
It includes:
- a CDS encoding Putative peptidase S8 propeptide/proteinase inhibitor I9 → MVSLTKLSCALGIAAVALCAPGTATQLSQDQQTSQAIRGKWIVTLKSGFAKRDVDQHLGWIEKVHKRSLGRRQTVGVERSFGIGSFHAYTGEFDDKVVAEIEGKEEVVSVEPDREASLTALIEAGNQPWGLASISSRTRLASNDVDTQTYVYDAGAGTGTFAYVLDSGIRISHPDFEGRAIRGHNVWPELAFDDDFGHGTHVAGTIASRRFGVAKNATIVDVKTTRVVYTTTTKIIEALEWSVQNITNTPGRAGRSVVSMSLATGVSTALNNAVDAATGLGVFVVVGAGNDGRDASTRSPASAPTAFTVGAIAINNTRPTWSNFGPSVDVFAAGLDVRSTSLYQDGTELLSGTSMSTPHVAGLALYLKALEGTALNAPAAIAARIKALATKDAIANVGAGSPNLLAYNGNGRR